In the genome of Deinococcus deserti VCD115, one region contains:
- a CDS encoding DUF4345 family protein, translated as MTLAALLAAIAGLITVGLGLFGLVRPHTAAAFVGILPNGLRGVSEVRATYGGLFFVLGLASLIIASPQAWLMVGLAWGGAALARVVSVVIDRSFDSKNYGGIVLEGLLCVLFLAHLVVR; from the coding sequence ATGACCTTGGCTGCTTTGCTTGCCGCTATTGCAGGCCTTATTACCGTCGGGCTAGGTCTGTTTGGTTTGGTGCGGCCTCACACTGCCGCCGCGTTTGTAGGCATCCTGCCGAATGGTCTGCGCGGCGTCTCTGAAGTGCGAGCCACGTATGGTGGCTTATTCTTTGTTCTTGGCCTTGCCAGTTTGATCATCGCTTCGCCCCAAGCCTGGCTCATGGTAGGCCTTGCTTGGGGTGGCGCAGCCCTTGCACGGGTCGTCTCTGTCGTCATTGACCGAAGTTTCGATTCCAAAAATTATGGCGGAATAGTCCTTGAAGGCCTGCTCTGTGTGCTGTTTCTTGCTCATCTTGTGGTTCGCTGA
- a CDS encoding proline iminopeptidase-family hydrolase yields the protein MQPHAHKMQTQEPWEGFCSVEHGQLWYRVHPGPANRPPVIVLHGGPGCPSTYLHSLSALADFTTVVFYDQLGCGRSTSDVPMSALTLDSFTADLQVLLDTLRIKSFVLLGHSFGGLLALHHQRCFPHTASALLLASPLVATSDWMADMAVLTGALPEPYADDLNKPQEDPAYVAAEAQFYRTYFCHLQPWPPELQVAVEQLAASPAYHLMWGPTEFTQTGNLEGADCSGVLRTLRCPVLFTCGSADEARPETLRRYADMCERGQLKVFEGGTHCVHLEQPDEFLQVIREFFGHDSAIQWITSV from the coding sequence ATGCAACCGCATGCTCACAAGATGCAAACTCAGGAGCCATGGGAGGGATTTTGTTCAGTCGAACATGGACAGCTCTGGTACAGGGTCCATCCTGGCCCCGCGAACCGGCCTCCGGTTATCGTGCTGCACGGTGGTCCCGGATGCCCCAGCACTTACCTGCACTCGCTGAGCGCCCTGGCAGACTTCACCACGGTGGTGTTCTACGATCAGCTTGGATGTGGGCGGTCCACCTCGGACGTGCCCATGTCAGCGCTGACCCTGGATTCTTTTACTGCGGACCTCCAGGTCCTGCTCGATACGCTGCGAATCAAATCGTTTGTCCTGTTGGGACATTCATTTGGTGGTCTGCTCGCGCTTCACCATCAGCGTTGCTTTCCGCATACGGCCAGTGCACTGCTGCTGGCCAGCCCACTGGTGGCCACCAGCGATTGGATGGCCGACATGGCTGTCCTGACGGGCGCTCTGCCCGAGCCGTACGCAGACGACTTGAACAAACCGCAGGAGGACCCGGCATATGTGGCGGCTGAAGCGCAGTTTTACCGCACCTACTTCTGTCATCTGCAGCCCTGGCCACCAGAATTGCAGGTCGCTGTAGAGCAGCTGGCGGCATCTCCTGCTTACCACCTGATGTGGGGGCCAACCGAGTTTACGCAGACCGGCAACCTGGAAGGAGCCGACTGTTCGGGTGTGCTGCGCACCCTGCGATGCCCTGTGCTGTTCACGTGTGGCAGCGCGGATGAAGCGCGGCCAGAAACGTTGAGGCGGTATGCGGACATGTGTGAACGGGGGCAGCTGAAGGTGTTTGAGGGTGGTACCCACTGCGTTCATCTCGAGCAACCGGACGAGTTCCTGCAGGTAATTAGAGAGTTTTTCGGGCATGATAGCGCCATACAGTGGATCACTTCGGTTTAG
- a CDS encoding S8 family serine peptidase, which translates to MHVSRSVKFVGLALALAACAQQSNVPTSSVTPTVSSQAATTARTYLVGFKAGQGTNTEAIRKVGGQLRRSFTRIEAASATLTAAQANKLAADPSVEYVELTVTRRADNYITSDSNTLGKPGGQLGGLNVNWQPSGEFTYGDIALAVPSLRTQQHTGAGTAVCVGDTGIDGNHPEFAGKLKGFKNFMGDGKDSATALNDVNQHGTHVAGTIFAQFGAGSNVGPSGMDSNGVGGVAPGVNLYVARVLGDDGSGTSEGVVEGVNWCVSQLVTQGGKEQRMVVNLSLGADEGSKTEKRAFQAAYDAGALVVAAAGNDGVKLPHYPSDYPSVIKVGAVNHLGNLADFSNHNSKQELVAPDVAVLSSVPVGTGLAASASAAGVATYQSVNPFEFAAAKTVSNLPIVAAGGEGNRFCEPNAVNAALNGAIALISRGACPFADKVANAVANHAAAVIVYNNTTGPLNSVTLGSPRSIPVVGITQADGLATLTKVQAGSVTGSVSIYASDYEYFNGTSMATPHVAGAAAVVWAAKPGLSNAELRDLLSATATDLGPNGRDNFFGNGLVNPGAAIAAAGRR; encoded by the coding sequence ATGCACGTATCCCGTAGTGTCAAGTTTGTGGGTCTCGCCCTGGCCCTAGCCGCCTGCGCACAACAGTCGAACGTCCCCACCAGCAGTGTCACCCCCACTGTCAGCAGCCAGGCAGCCACCACGGCGCGAACCTACCTGGTTGGGTTCAAGGCTGGTCAGGGAACCAATACCGAAGCGATCCGCAAGGTGGGTGGGCAACTGAGGCGCTCCTTCACCCGCATCGAAGCGGCGTCTGCGACGCTGACAGCGGCGCAGGCCAACAAGCTGGCAGCAGATCCAAGCGTGGAGTACGTTGAGCTGACTGTCACGCGCCGCGCGGACAACTACATCACCTCCGACAGCAACACACTCGGCAAACCGGGAGGGCAGCTGGGAGGCCTCAATGTCAACTGGCAGCCGAGCGGCGAATTCACGTACGGGGATATCGCCCTCGCGGTCCCCAGCCTCCGGACGCAGCAGCACACAGGAGCAGGCACCGCAGTCTGCGTCGGTGACACCGGCATCGACGGCAATCACCCTGAATTCGCCGGAAAGCTGAAGGGCTTCAAGAACTTCATGGGTGACGGCAAGGATTCAGCTACGGCCCTGAATGACGTCAACCAGCACGGAACGCACGTGGCAGGAACGATTTTCGCGCAGTTCGGCGCGGGCTCGAACGTGGGTCCCTCCGGAATGGACTCCAACGGCGTCGGCGGCGTGGCTCCCGGTGTGAACCTCTACGTCGCCCGGGTTCTCGGGGATGACGGCAGCGGCACTTCCGAAGGCGTGGTTGAAGGCGTCAACTGGTGCGTCAGCCAGCTGGTCACCCAGGGCGGAAAGGAACAACGCATGGTGGTCAACCTGTCTCTCGGAGCGGATGAGGGCAGCAAAACCGAGAAGCGTGCCTTCCAGGCCGCCTATGATGCCGGCGCACTGGTCGTGGCTGCAGCAGGCAATGACGGCGTGAAGCTTCCGCACTACCCTTCGGACTACCCCAGCGTGATCAAAGTGGGCGCGGTAAACCACCTGGGGAACCTGGCGGACTTCAGCAACCACAACAGCAAACAGGAACTTGTGGCGCCTGATGTGGCCGTCCTGTCGAGCGTTCCAGTCGGCACTGGCCTCGCGGCCAGCGCAAGTGCCGCGGGCGTCGCCACGTACCAGAGCGTCAACCCCTTCGAATTTGCTGCGGCGAAGACCGTGTCAAACCTGCCTATCGTGGCCGCTGGTGGCGAGGGCAACCGGTTCTGCGAACCGAACGCCGTCAATGCCGCGCTGAATGGAGCGATCGCCCTGATCTCCCGCGGGGCGTGCCCCTTTGCCGATAAGGTCGCCAACGCCGTGGCCAATCACGCTGCCGCGGTCATCGTGTACAACAACACGACCGGCCCGTTGAACAGCGTGACCCTGGGATCGCCACGGAGCATCCCGGTGGTGGGCATCACGCAGGCCGACGGCCTGGCGACCCTCACCAAAGTTCAGGCAGGAAGCGTGACCGGAAGCGTCTCCATCTACGCGTCGGACTACGAGTACTTCAACGGCACCAGCATGGCCACCCCACACGTTGCCGGCGCTGCAGCCGTTGTGTGGGCCGCGAAACCCGGCCTGAGTAACGCTGAACTGCGCGATCTGCTGAGCGCCACCGCCACCGACCTCGGCCCGAACGGCCGCGACAATTTCTTCGGTAACGGCCTGGTCAACCCCGGAGCTGCAATCGCGGCTGCCGGCAGGCGATAA
- a CDS encoding Fic family protein — protein sequence MSTRLPVYAHQNSEWPHFRWDSSAFDVRLADIHFRRGALITAMASLGFDIRQETVLSVLVQDVTKSSEIEGEHLDAAQVRSSIAQRLGMDVAGLPPAARHVEGVVEMLLDATGRFGAPLDAERLFGWHSALFPTGRSNLRRIIVGGWRDDREGPMMVLSGPLDRQRVHFEAPAAERVPHEMDRFLTWFDTAQLDPVVRAAVAHLWFVTIHPFDDGNGRIARAITDLALARADGTSQRFYSMSAQIERERRAYYDALENTQRGGVDITGWIVWFLDQVFAALQSAEGVLDKVRSRQAFWDLYRDVLLNGRQIKVLGKMLEGLNSKLRSSKYAALAGCSQPTAVRDLSDLVSKGILKVDPAAAGRSTSYILNFN from the coding sequence ATGAGTACGAGGCTGCCCGTGTATGCCCATCAGAACTCCGAATGGCCGCACTTCCGCTGGGACTCCTCGGCCTTTGACGTCCGGCTCGCGGACATTCACTTCCGGCGCGGAGCCTTGATCACGGCCATGGCGAGCCTGGGGTTCGACATCCGGCAGGAAACGGTCCTCTCCGTCCTCGTCCAGGACGTCACCAAATCCAGTGAGATCGAAGGAGAACACCTCGACGCCGCACAGGTGCGTTCCTCCATCGCCCAGCGGCTTGGGATGGACGTGGCCGGCCTTCCCCCGGCTGCCCGTCACGTCGAGGGGGTCGTCGAGATGCTGCTGGATGCCACGGGGCGATTCGGTGCGCCCCTGGACGCCGAACGGCTCTTTGGCTGGCACAGTGCGCTGTTTCCCACTGGCCGCAGCAACCTCAGGAGGATCATCGTTGGAGGGTGGCGCGACGACCGCGAGGGTCCGATGATGGTTCTGAGTGGCCCCCTCGACCGGCAGCGCGTCCATTTCGAGGCCCCCGCAGCAGAGCGTGTTCCCCACGAGATGGACCGGTTCCTGACCTGGTTCGACACCGCTCAGCTTGACCCGGTCGTCAGGGCTGCTGTGGCCCACCTGTGGTTCGTGACGATCCACCCGTTCGACGATGGAAACGGCCGTATCGCGCGGGCCATCACCGACCTTGCCCTGGCGCGGGCGGACGGAACCAGCCAGCGCTTCTATTCCATGTCGGCCCAGATCGAGCGGGAGCGGCGGGCGTATTACGACGCGCTGGAGAACACGCAGCGGGGCGGGGTGGACATCACGGGCTGGATCGTCTGGTTCCTCGACCAGGTGTTCGCCGCGCTCCAGTCGGCTGAAGGCGTCCTGGACAAGGTGCGCAGCCGGCAGGCCTTCTGGGATCTCTACCGGGACGTCCTACTCAATGGGCGTCAGATCAAGGTGCTGGGCAAGATGCTCGAAGGCCTGAACAGCAAGCTGCGGTCTAGTAAATACGCGGCGCTGGCAGGCTGTTCCCAACCGACCGCCGTGCGAGACCTGAGCGATCTGGTGAGTAAGGGCATCTTGAAGGTGGATCCGGCAGCGGCGGGGCGGAGTACCAGCTACATCCTGAACTTCAACTGA
- a CDS encoding MFS transporter yields MFSLLRDRRILILWIGESINAFGNGLTFIALAWFLYRLYPNSPALSGTVIGAWTAAMLLGTVSLAGYTDVWDRRRILQVANGLSAIWISLIPLLHGLDLLSFPALVVIAALTGFTGSVIFPAQQASLPTFVSADRLQGIQALFNLTWTTSGLLAPISAGFLVASIGAPGVMWVNAASFVVALIAYSIVRFPTVTRAQDSGQGLAAWWARTRYGFAFVLARPPLWATLLGLASVNFAMEPYVAIFLPRIADRLMVGVELPAALSWVRADSRGALGVGLLGSVLALAELGMVIWMGRRTSRHPLNWIALGCVGPALCIVGVAYAPSLGMALVLALLMGLCFGPLNVMVGTMFARLTPEEVRGRVYSARILVGQGLRPVGVSLAAVLMGAVGLAPAVAVLGVFAALLTLVGYLRARGAGDDAQGAAAAD; encoded by the coding sequence ATGTTCTCCCTGCTCCGCGACCGCCGCATCCTGATCCTGTGGATCGGTGAAAGCATCAACGCTTTCGGCAACGGCCTCACCTTCATCGCCCTCGCCTGGTTCCTTTACCGCCTCTACCCGAACTCACCTGCCCTGTCGGGCACCGTCATCGGTGCCTGGACCGCGGCGATGCTGCTCGGGACCGTCAGCCTCGCCGGTTACACCGACGTGTGGGACCGCCGCCGCATTCTGCAGGTGGCCAACGGCCTGAGCGCCATCTGGATCAGCCTGATTCCGCTGCTGCACGGCCTGGACCTGCTCTCGTTCCCAGCCCTGGTCGTCATCGCGGCGCTGACCGGCTTCACTGGCAGCGTGATCTTCCCGGCGCAGCAGGCCTCGCTGCCCACCTTCGTGTCCGCAGACCGGTTGCAGGGCATCCAGGCCCTGTTCAACCTGACCTGGACCACCAGCGGCCTGCTCGCGCCCATCAGCGCCGGCTTCCTGGTGGCGAGCATCGGCGCACCCGGGGTGATGTGGGTGAACGCGGCGAGCTTCGTCGTGGCCCTGATCGCCTACTCGATTGTCCGCTTTCCCACAGTGACCCGCGCTCAGGACAGCGGGCAGGGTCTGGCTGCCTGGTGGGCCAGGACCCGGTACGGCTTCGCGTTCGTCCTCGCGCGGCCCCCGCTCTGGGCGACGCTGCTGGGACTGGCCAGCGTGAACTTCGCCATGGAGCCCTACGTCGCCATTTTCCTGCCCCGCATCGCTGACCGCCTGATGGTGGGGGTGGAGCTGCCCGCGGCGCTTTCCTGGGTGCGCGCCGACAGCCGGGGTGCGCTGGGGGTGGGCCTGCTGGGCTCGGTCCTCGCCCTTGCAGAGCTTGGCATGGTGATCTGGATGGGGCGCCGCACCAGCCGCCACCCCCTGAACTGGATCGCGCTGGGCTGCGTCGGTCCCGCGCTGTGTATCGTCGGTGTGGCGTACGCCCCCTCGCTGGGGATGGCGCTGGTTCTCGCGCTGCTGATGGGCCTGTGCTTCGGACCGCTGAACGTGATGGTGGGGACGATGTTTGCCCGCCTCACGCCGGAGGAGGTGCGCGGGCGGGTGTACAGCGCCCGCATCCTGGTGGGCCAGGGGCTCCGTCCGGTGGGGGTGAGCCTGGCGGCAGTGCTGATGGGCGCGGTGGGCCTCGCGCCGGCGGTGGCGGTGCTGGGTGTGTTCGCCGCCCTCCTCACCCTCGTGGGCTACCTGCGGGCGCGTGGTGCAGGGGACGATGCACAGGGAGCCGCCGCCGCCGACTGA
- a CDS encoding M14 family zinc carboxypeptidase, whose protein sequence is MTSAPPGPLTPPQQDQHYEPSATRGQRRVWEQHFPWEGQRLMELLSALRLAHQPHHVLAYVSESPQTRAALRTSIVRAAGPGCAARVRSAYKTAYFWITEEVQPLWRRAQADRVTLTYPVLSEAPQGRFLQEAYPLAAVFEREGVEAEFVPGPVGRPYYQATLWRGERELWHGTCFTPLFQRQAPDGRMVLGPTGWLTVQAEGADVLDQRLETDGEAFWDWYVATVLPAVLELADRRDDGLVFRNLAVTLQLSEPDLALDVLDERISMTEALTEEVYFGTVDALKRHTSTPPGARTLTPGRIVPVAHAVPGQDGWARVTLTEWASSPAELHRPGASHSVTADPESVLQDRPAPPGQIWANARAAADRHQLEWHVPAHSVDGRPVPAVLRSTPGAAGSVLITAGQHANETTGPVAALNLLSHLAGMPVNFALLPLENPDGAFLHRALTQLAPNHMHHAARYTSLGDDLEARLRQGDRRWEAGARAWAQEQVGANLHLNLHGYPAHEWVRPYSGYAPHGFESWALPAGFITIVWYWPGHDKPARLLAEAIAQRLQQEPEVVQHAQAALRASTAHVLTPHYELIGGLPFILTEQPSALCPLTVITEAPDETIYGARFRSCVQAHLSVCLAAIGHTLRGDGQPESCT, encoded by the coding sequence ATGACCTCAGCCCCACCCGGCCCGCTCACCCCGCCCCAGCAGGACCAGCATTACGAACCCTCCGCGACACGCGGGCAGAGACGCGTCTGGGAACAGCACTTTCCCTGGGAAGGGCAGCGGCTGATGGAGCTCCTCTCGGCGCTGCGCCTCGCCCATCAGCCGCATCACGTTCTGGCGTACGTGTCGGAATCACCGCAGACCCGGGCAGCGCTGCGGACCTCCATCGTCCGCGCCGCCGGACCAGGTTGCGCGGCGCGGGTCAGAAGTGCATACAAGACCGCTTACTTCTGGATCACGGAGGAAGTGCAGCCGCTCTGGCGCCGGGCCCAGGCCGACCGCGTCACCCTGACCTATCCGGTGCTGTCAGAGGCGCCCCAAGGCCGCTTCCTTCAAGAAGCGTATCCACTTGCTGCCGTGTTTGAACGGGAAGGCGTCGAAGCCGAATTTGTTCCGGGACCTGTTGGGCGTCCCTACTACCAGGCCACGTTGTGGAGGGGCGAGCGCGAACTCTGGCACGGCACGTGCTTCACGCCGCTGTTTCAACGGCAGGCCCCAGACGGCCGAATGGTGCTGGGCCCCACCGGTTGGTTGACCGTCCAGGCCGAAGGGGCAGACGTGCTTGATCAGCGTCTGGAGACGGACGGGGAGGCTTTTTGGGACTGGTACGTCGCGACGGTCCTGCCCGCTGTGCTCGAACTGGCCGACCGGCGGGATGACGGGCTGGTGTTCCGGAACCTGGCGGTCACACTGCAGCTGTCTGAACCAGACCTTGCCCTGGATGTCCTGGACGAGCGAATCAGCATGACTGAAGCCCTGACCGAGGAGGTGTACTTCGGCACGGTGGACGCCCTGAAGCGGCACACGTCCACGCCGCCCGGCGCGCGTACGCTCACTCCGGGCCGCATCGTTCCTGTGGCTCACGCTGTTCCTGGGCAGGATGGTTGGGCTCGTGTCACGCTCACGGAATGGGCCAGCTCCCCGGCGGAACTTCACCGGCCGGGTGCATCTCACAGCGTGACGGCGGACCCCGAGTCGGTCCTGCAGGACCGACCTGCGCCGCCCGGCCAGATCTGGGCCAACGCCCGCGCCGCTGCCGACCGTCATCAGCTGGAATGGCATGTGCCAGCCCACAGTGTGGACGGCCGGCCGGTTCCCGCGGTCCTCCGGTCGACCCCCGGCGCTGCAGGGAGCGTCCTGATCACTGCAGGTCAGCACGCCAACGAAACCACCGGGCCGGTCGCGGCCTTAAACCTCCTCTCTCATCTTGCCGGCATGCCTGTGAATTTTGCCCTGCTTCCGCTGGAGAACCCCGACGGGGCATTTCTGCACCGCGCCCTGACCCAGCTGGCCCCCAATCACATGCATCACGCCGCGCGGTACACGTCTCTGGGAGATGACCTGGAGGCGCGTCTGCGTCAGGGGGACCGCCGCTGGGAAGCGGGCGCCCGCGCGTGGGCTCAGGAGCAAGTCGGCGCGAACCTGCACCTCAACCTGCACGGGTACCCCGCGCACGAGTGGGTCCGTCCGTACAGCGGCTACGCCCCGCACGGCTTTGAATCATGGGCGCTGCCGGCCGGCTTCATCACCATTGTCTGGTACTGGCCCGGTCATGACAAACCGGCGCGGCTGCTGGCTGAAGCCATCGCGCAGCGTCTCCAGCAGGAACCAGAGGTCGTACAACATGCTCAGGCAGCCCTCCGGGCGAGTACGGCGCATGTCCTGACGCCGCATTACGAACTGATCGGCGGCCTCCCCTTTATCCTCACCGAGCAGCCATCGGCGTTGTGCCCGCTTACAGTCATCACCGAAGCACCTGACGAAACCATCTACGGCGCCCGCTTCCGTTCGTGCGTTCAGGCGCACCTCAGCGTCTGCCTGGCGGCGATTGGCCACACGCTGCGCGGAGACGGGCAGCCAGAGTCCTGTACATAA
- a CDS encoding barstar family protein — protein sequence MAKGTLDTSRIRDWETFHDVSMQAFGFPDFYGRNMDAWIDCLTYLDEADGMSSVVLGSDELLCIHVPGFSIFAASLPDVANAFLACSCFHQPAVYRTEGCFPTDFDA from the coding sequence ATGGCTAAAGGGACGTTGGACACTTCGCGTATTCGGGACTGGGAAACGTTCCATGACGTCTCCATGCAAGCCTTTGGCTTCCCTGATTTCTACGGCCGCAACATGGATGCCTGGATCGACTGTCTGACGTACCTCGATGAGGCGGATGGGATGTCCAGCGTCGTTCTAGGCTCGGATGAGCTGCTGTGTATCCATGTGCCTGGCTTTTCGATCTTCGCCGCAAGTCTGCCTGATGTTGCAAACGCCTTTCTGGCCTGCTCTTGCTTTCACCAACCAGCGGTATATCGAACGGAAGGGTGCTTCCCGACTGATTTTGATGCTTGA
- a CDS encoding HU family DNA-binding protein yields the protein MLKPAVCTRVQSQQAVDVFLESVLEAVRTGKSVGLAGLGTLSIRETAARTGVRPGTSERIQIPAGKKVAFKVATTLQGTLSATFCFIESEVLRNLHSQRIPGYHAQHQRRPSGRLLLAVMNTPIIHEAIGIFRNSKDHYHLEGTLQVRTELGVPAETTWNDLVPGR from the coding sequence GTGCTGAAACCGGCAGTGTGCACCCGCGTGCAGTCCCAGCAGGCCGTAGACGTGTTCCTTGAGAGCGTCCTGGAAGCCGTCCGCACCGGCAAGAGTGTCGGTCTGGCTGGTCTGGGGACCCTGAGCATCCGTGAAACCGCCGCCCGCACTGGCGTGCGACCCGGCACCAGCGAGCGGATCCAGATTCCCGCCGGCAAGAAGGTGGCCTTCAAAGTTGCCACCACGCTGCAAGGCACCCTCTCAGCTACGTTCTGCTTTATTGAGTCGGAAGTGCTGCGTAATCTGCACAGTCAGCGCATACCGGGCTATCATGCTCAACATCAAAGGCGGCCTTCGGGTCGCCTTCTTCTTGCTGTCATGAACACCCCAATCATCCATGAAGCTATAGGGATATTCCGGAACAGCAAGGATCACTACCATTTAGAAGGAACTCTCCAGGTCCGCACTGAACTTGGTGTGCCTGCGGAGACCACCTGGAACGATCTCGTTCCGGGGAGATGA
- a CDS encoding homocysteine S-methyltransferase family protein → MKGPLPQLTRRVLTDGGLETDLLFNRGIDLPLFSSVVLLATLEGREALETYYRPYLELAHRHSAGFILESATWRASPDWAAPLGLHQCGLDQLNVAAVELLHRLRSKSATDPLEIVVSGCVGPRGDGYDPGQIMNVAEAANYHGHQVRVLASAGVDMLSALTMTNINEATGITLAAAEVGLPVSVSFTVETDGRLPTGDSLMDAVTAVDEATNDYAAYFMVNCAHPDHFAAVLDEPAAWTRRIRGVRANASRCSHKELDAMTELDAGDPLELGQLYRKLLHEHPQITVLGGCCGTDLRHVTAIAEACARLPMSS, encoded by the coding sequence ATGAAAGGACCACTCCCGCAGCTCACGCGCCGTGTTCTCACCGACGGCGGCCTGGAGACCGATCTTCTCTTTAACCGCGGCATTGATCTTCCCTTGTTCTCCTCAGTTGTCCTGCTCGCAACCTTAGAGGGACGCGAAGCACTCGAGACGTATTACCGCCCCTATCTGGAACTCGCGCACAGGCACAGCGCGGGGTTCATCCTCGAGAGCGCCACCTGGCGTGCAAGCCCTGACTGGGCTGCACCGCTTGGGCTCCACCAATGTGGACTCGACCAGCTTAATGTCGCTGCGGTCGAACTCCTGCACCGCTTGCGATCCAAGTCTGCCACCGACCCACTTGAGATTGTGGTCAGCGGCTGCGTCGGCCCCCGCGGTGATGGCTACGATCCCGGCCAGATCATGAACGTGGCAGAGGCGGCCAATTACCACGGTCACCAGGTCCGTGTGCTTGCCTCGGCTGGCGTTGACATGCTGTCTGCACTCACCATGACCAACATCAACGAGGCGACTGGTATAACCTTGGCGGCTGCGGAGGTCGGCCTGCCAGTGTCGGTCTCGTTTACGGTGGAGACGGATGGGCGGTTGCCGACGGGTGACTCCCTCATGGATGCTGTCACGGCTGTGGATGAGGCGACCAATGACTATGCGGCCTACTTCATGGTGAACTGCGCCCATCCCGACCACTTTGCGGCAGTCCTGGATGAGCCCGCTGCTTGGACAAGGCGTATTCGTGGTGTGCGAGCGAATGCTTCGCGCTGCAGCCACAAGGAGTTGGATGCCATGACTGAGCTTGATGCTGGCGATCCGCTTGAACTCGGGCAACTCTACCGCAAGCTTCTTCACGAACATCCGCAGATCACGGTTCTTGGTGGTTGTTGCGGCACGGATCTCCGCCATGTCACCGCTATCGCCGAAGCGTGCGCACGTCTCCCGATGTCTTCGTGA
- a CDS encoding (R)-mandelonitrile lyase — MKIQRVGTQPSTTGPADWFTGAVRIDGLFPAHEPARAAGNAVTFEPGARTAWHTHPLGQTLIVTAGVGRVQREGGPVEEIRPGDVVWCEPGEKHWHGAAPTTAMTHIALQEALDGKSVEWLEHVTDEQYQAGEAG; from the coding sequence ATGAAGATCCAACGCGTAGGAACCCAACCCTCGACCACAGGCCCAGCCGACTGGTTTACCGGGGCGGTCCGCATCGATGGGCTGTTTCCGGCCCATGAGCCCGCCCGCGCGGCGGGCAACGCCGTCACCTTTGAGCCTGGCGCCCGCACGGCCTGGCATACCCATCCTCTCGGTCAGACGCTGATTGTCACGGCTGGCGTGGGACGCGTGCAGCGTGAGGGCGGCCCCGTCGAGGAGATCCGCCCGGGGGATGTCGTCTGGTGTGAGCCTGGCGAGAAGCACTGGCACGGGGCTGCACCCACCACCGCCATGACGCACATTGCTCTCCAGGAGGCGCTGGACGGTAAATCCGTCGAGTGGCTGGAGCACGTCACCGATGAGCAGTACCAGGCTGGTGAAGCAGGATGA
- a CDS encoding cold-shock protein: MPAGKVKWFNAEKGFGFIETPGGPDVFAHFSAISGSGFKKLNEGDEVEFELEEGQRGKGPQAKNIVVTKAAPAAAYGDRPQRRDDRW; encoded by the coding sequence ATGCCTGCAGGAAAAGTGAAATGGTTTAACGCAGAGAAAGGCTTCGGTTTCATTGAAACGCCCGGAGGTCCTGATGTCTTCGCGCACTTCAGCGCGATCTCGGGGAGCGGCTTCAAGAAGCTGAACGAGGGTGACGAAGTGGAGTTCGAGCTTGAGGAGGGCCAGCGGGGCAAGGGTCCGCAAGCCAAGAACATCGTCGTGACGAAGGCCGCGCCAGCCGCTGCGTACGGCGACCGTCCGCAACGCCGCGACGACCGCTGGTAA